In Flavobacterium gelatinilyticum, a genomic segment contains:
- a CDS encoding KpsF/GutQ family sugar-phosphate isomerase codes for MITKENILAIAKKTILSESEAITKLIDFLDENFFEAVQRIYETKGRLIVTGIGKSAIIAQKMVATFNSTGTPSMFLHASEAIHGDLGMIQNEDIIICISKSGNSPEIKVLVPLLKRFGNTLIAITGNVTSSLAKGSDYVLNTTVDTEACPINLAPTNSTTAQLVMGDALAVCLMEMRDFKPEDFAVYHPGGALGKKLLLRVKDMIEHSLKPMVTPETSIKKAIFEISEKRLGVTAVIEDNKIIGIITDGDIRRMLNDVDTIADLTARDIMSKNPKVVSSETMAVDALNILEDFSITQLIVADEGEYKGVLHLHDILKEGIV; via the coding sequence TTGATTACAAAAGAAAATATACTGGCAATCGCCAAAAAAACAATACTTTCTGAAAGTGAAGCAATTACAAAGCTGATTGATTTTCTGGATGAAAATTTCTTCGAAGCTGTCCAACGAATTTATGAAACTAAAGGCCGACTGATCGTTACCGGAATAGGAAAAAGTGCGATTATCGCTCAAAAAATGGTAGCGACTTTTAACTCTACAGGAACGCCGTCTATGTTCCTTCATGCTTCAGAAGCCATTCATGGTGATTTGGGAATGATTCAAAACGAGGATATTATTATCTGTATATCCAAAAGTGGAAACAGTCCTGAAATTAAAGTTCTGGTTCCGTTATTAAAACGCTTTGGAAACACCTTAATTGCGATAACCGGCAACGTGACTTCATCTTTAGCAAAAGGTTCTGATTATGTTTTAAATACAACAGTTGATACAGAAGCCTGTCCTATAAATTTAGCACCAACAAACAGCACCACAGCCCAGCTTGTTATGGGAGATGCGCTTGCAGTTTGCTTAATGGAAATGCGTGATTTTAAACCTGAGGATTTTGCGGTGTATCATCCGGGAGGCGCTTTAGGAAAAAAATTATTGCTTCGTGTAAAGGATATGATCGAGCATTCGTTAAAACCAATGGTAACACCGGAAACTTCTATCAAAAAAGCAATTTTTGAAATTTCTGAAAAAAGATTGGGTGTAACAGCAGTAATCGAAGACAATAAAATTATCGGGATTATTACAGATGGAGACATCCGAAGAATGCTAAACGACGTAGATACTATTGCGGACTTAACTGCAAGGGATATTATGTCTAAAAACCCAAAAGTAGTTTCTTCAGAAACTATGGCGGTGGATGCCCTGAATATATTAGAAGATTTCTCTATAACACAGCTTATTGTTGCTGATGAAGGAGAATATAAAGGAGTTTTACATTTACATGACATTTTAAAAGAAGGAATCGTATAA
- the recQ gene encoding DNA helicase RecQ: MNSNEIEIHKELKKYFGFSQFKGLQEQVITSILDKKNTFVIMPTGGGKSLCYQLPALIQDGTAIVVSPLIALMKNQVDAIRSLSSENGIAHVLNSSLTKTEIAQVKKDISSGLTKLLYVAPESLTKEEYVAFLQSVPISFVAIDEAHCISEWGHDFRPEYRNLRSIIKQLGKVPIIGLTATATPKVQEDILKNLDMSDANTFKASFNRPNLYYEVRTKTKSIESDIIRFIKQHKGKSGIIYCLSRKKVESIAEVLQVNGISAVPYHAGLDAKTRAKHQDMFLMEDVDVVVATIAFGMGIDKPDVRFVIHHDIPKSLESYYQETGRAGRDGGEGHCLAYYSYKDVEKLEKFMSGKPVAEQEIGFALLQEVVAYAETSMSRRKFLLHYFGEEFDSETGEGADMDDNVRNPKNKIEAKDQVVKLLEIVRDTKHIYKSKEIVFTLIGRINAVIKAHKTDTQSYFGSGSDHDEKYWMALLRQVLVTGYLSKDIETYGVIKITQEGLDFIKKPVSFMMSEDHEYTEADDETVVAGSKASGTADEVLTGMLRELRKKVAKKLGVPPFVVFQDPSLEDMALKYPITLQELYNIHGVGEGKAKKYGSEFVALISRYVEDNDIIRPDDLVVKSTGVNSANKLYIIQNIDRKLPLSDIASAKGLTMDALIKEMEQIVYSGTKLNIKYWLDDILDDDQQEEIHDYFMESESDKIEDALKEFDGDYDIDELRLMRIKFISEVAN, from the coding sequence ATGAATTCAAACGAAATTGAAATACACAAGGAATTAAAGAAGTATTTCGGCTTTAGCCAATTTAAAGGCTTGCAAGAGCAAGTCATTACGAGTATTTTAGATAAAAAGAATACTTTCGTAATTATGCCTACGGGTGGTGGTAAGTCTCTTTGTTATCAATTGCCCGCTTTAATTCAGGACGGAACAGCAATTGTTGTTTCTCCTCTGATTGCTTTGATGAAAAATCAGGTCGATGCAATTCGAAGCCTTTCTTCAGAAAACGGAATTGCACATGTGTTGAATTCCTCTCTTACAAAAACAGAAATTGCACAAGTAAAAAAAGACATTAGTTCAGGATTAACTAAACTTTTATATGTCGCTCCCGAATCGTTAACCAAAGAAGAGTATGTGGCGTTTTTGCAAAGCGTGCCTATTTCTTTTGTTGCGATCGACGAAGCGCACTGTATCTCAGAATGGGGTCATGATTTTAGGCCAGAGTACAGAAATCTTAGAAGTATCATTAAACAATTAGGTAAAGTACCTATTATAGGTCTTACTGCAACGGCAACTCCAAAAGTTCAGGAAGATATTCTTAAAAACCTGGACATGTCTGATGCCAATACTTTTAAAGCATCATTTAACAGACCTAATTTATATTACGAAGTACGTACCAAAACGAAAAGTATAGAATCTGATATTATTCGTTTTATAAAACAACATAAAGGTAAGTCGGGAATTATTTATTGCCTGAGCCGTAAAAAAGTAGAATCTATTGCCGAAGTTCTTCAGGTAAACGGAATAAGTGCGGTTCCTTATCATGCAGGTTTAGATGCTAAAACGAGAGCAAAACATCAGGATATGTTTTTGATGGAAGATGTAGATGTTGTAGTGGCAACAATCGCATTTGGAATGGGAATTGACAAGCCAGACGTTCGTTTTGTAATTCACCACGATATTCCAAAATCACTCGAAAGTTATTATCAGGAAACAGGACGCGCCGGGCGTGATGGCGGCGAAGGACACTGCTTAGCGTATTACTCCTATAAAGATGTAGAAAAGCTGGAGAAATTTATGTCCGGAAAACCAGTTGCGGAACAAGAAATTGGTTTTGCGCTTTTACAGGAAGTTGTGGCTTACGCCGAAACCTCAATGTCACGCAGAAAGTTTCTTCTTCATTATTTCGGAGAAGAATTTGATAGCGAAACAGGCGAAGGTGCAGACATGGACGATAACGTTCGTAATCCAAAAAACAAAATCGAAGCCAAAGATCAGGTGGTTAAACTGCTTGAAATTGTCCGCGATACCAAACATATCTACAAGTCAAAAGAAATTGTATTCACTTTAATAGGTCGTATAAATGCGGTTATTAAAGCACATAAAACCGATACGCAGTCTTATTTTGGCTCAGGTTCAGACCACGACGAAAAATACTGGATGGCTTTACTTAGACAAGTTCTGGTGACCGGATATTTATCTAAAGACATCGAGACGTACGGAGTCATAAAAATTACACAGGAAGGTTTGGACTTTATTAAAAAACCGGTTTCCTTTATGATGTCAGAAGATCATGAATACACAGAAGCCGATGACGAAACTGTTGTAGCAGGTTCCAAAGCTTCCGGCACTGCCGATGAAGTTTTAACCGGAATGCTTCGTGAACTTCGTAAAAAAGTAGCCAAAAAACTGGGAGTTCCGCCATTTGTGGTTTTTCAGGATCCTTCTCTTGAAGACATGGCGTTGAAATATCCTATCACTTTACAGGAATTATACAACATTCATGGAGTGGGTGAAGGAAAAGCTAAAAAGTACGGAAGCGAATTCGTGGCCCTAATCAGCCGTTATGTTGAAGACAACGATATTATCCGCCCAGACGATTTAGTTGTAAAATCTACCGGAGTAAATTCTGCCAATAAATTATATATCATTCAGAATATCGACAGAAAGTTGCCGTTAAGTGATATTGCTTCTGCAAAAGGATTAACAATGGACGCTTTAATTAAGGAGATGGAACAAATCGTTTATTCCGGAACCAAATTAAATATCAAATACTGGCTTGATGATATTTTAGATGATGACCAGCAGGAAGAAATTCACGATTATTTCATGGAATCAGAATCAGACAAAATCGAAGATGCTCTTAAAGAATTTGACGGAGATTATGATATTGATGAGCTTCGTTTAATGCGTATTAAGTTCATTAGTGAAGTGGCTAACTAA
- a CDS encoding CDP-alcohol phosphatidyltransferase family protein, with translation MNIKKHIPNLITLINLFCGCVAIVFISQTNYEMAFYMVCLGIFFDFFDGFFARLFKVSSPLGLQLDSLADMVTSGVAPGYVMYTLFLKSANPHDVIASSYIPFLGFIIALGSCYRLANFNIDTRQTDSFIGLPTPANSLFILSLPLVIEFSESLMIFEILTNHWVLLAITLCSAYILNAEIPLFSLKVKKFNFKDNALQIVFLVISLILVLLLHFTAVPLIIIFYVLLSIINNIFLKK, from the coding sequence ATGAATATCAAAAAACACATTCCGAACCTCATTACATTAATCAATCTTTTTTGTGGCTGTGTAGCAATAGTTTTTATTTCTCAGACTAATTACGAAATGGCTTTTTATATGGTTTGCCTGGGAATCTTTTTTGATTTCTTTGATGGATTTTTTGCCAGATTATTCAAAGTTTCCAGTCCGCTTGGTTTACAGCTGGATTCATTGGCCGATATGGTTACCAGCGGTGTTGCCCCAGGATACGTAATGTACACTTTGTTTTTAAAAAGTGCCAATCCTCATGATGTAATAGCATCATCATATATACCTTTTTTAGGATTTATAATTGCATTAGGTTCTTGCTACAGATTAGCTAATTTTAATATCGATACACGTCAGACAGATTCATTTATTGGTCTGCCGACACCAGCAAATTCACTTTTTATTTTAAGCCTTCCTCTGGTTATAGAGTTTTCAGAATCACTTATGATTTTTGAAATACTAACCAATCACTGGGTTTTACTGGCTATAACTTTATGCAGTGCTTATATTCTAAATGCCGAAATTCCGTTGTTTTCTTTAAAAGTAAAGAAATTCAATTTTAAAGACAATGCCTTACAGATTGTTTTTCTTGTAATTTCCTTAATTTTAGTTTTACTGCTTCATTTTACTGCAGTGCCTTTAATTATTATTTTCTACGTATTGCTCTCAATCATCAATAATATCTTTTTGAAAAAGTAA
- the lptB gene encoding LPS export ABC transporter ATP-binding protein — MKLRADNLIKTYKGRSVVKGISVEVNQGEIVGLLGPNGAGKTTSFYMIVGLVKPNQGNIYLDDLNITDYPMYKRAQQGIGYLAQEASVFRKLSIEDNILSVLQLTKLSKEAQIAKMESLIEEFSLEHIRTNRGDLLSGGERRRTEIARALATDPKFILLDEPFAGVDPVAVEDIQRIVAQLKNKNIGILITDHNVQETLAITDKTYLMFEGGILKAGVPEELVEDEMVRRVYLGQNFELRKKKLEF, encoded by the coding sequence ATGAAGCTAAGAGCCGATAATTTAATCAAAACTTATAAAGGACGTAGTGTTGTAAAAGGGATTTCTGTTGAAGTAAATCAAGGAGAAATCGTGGGCCTTTTGGGTCCAAATGGAGCCGGAAAAACAACTTCTTTTTACATGATTGTGGGATTGGTAAAACCAAATCAGGGAAATATTTACCTCGATGATTTAAATATTACCGATTATCCGATGTACAAACGTGCTCAGCAGGGAATTGGCTATCTGGCACAGGAGGCTTCTGTTTTTAGAAAACTAAGTATCGAAGATAATATTCTAAGCGTATTGCAATTAACAAAACTTTCTAAAGAAGCTCAGATTGCCAAAATGGAAAGTTTAATCGAAGAATTCAGCTTAGAGCACATTCGCACTAACCGAGGTGATTTACTTTCCGGAGGTGAACGCCGCCGTACCGAAATTGCTCGTGCATTGGCAACCGATCCAAAATTTATTTTATTGGATGAGCCATTCGCGGGAGTTGACCCCGTTGCGGTTGAGGATATTCAGCGAATTGTAGCGCAGTTAAAAAATAAAAACATCGGAATCTTGATCACCGATCACAACGTACAAGAAACTTTAGCAATTACTGATAAAACGTACTTAATGTTCGAAGGTGGAATCCTAAAAGCCGGAGTTCCGGAAGAATTAGTTGAAGATGAAATGGTCCGCCGTGTTTATCTTGGACAAAACTTTGAGCTTCGTAAGAAGAAACTCGAATTTTAA
- the tatC gene encoding twin-arginine translocase subunit TatC, giving the protein MAKKNLGEMSFLDHLEELRWLLVRSTFAICIMAFVTYFFSDFLFDQIILGPIRPTFFTYVWFCDLSHQLGFAESICITELNFIIQNTEMEGQVNIFVWMCLLAGFILSFPYILWEVWKFIRPALYEKERKNAKIFIFTSSLLFFLGVIFGYYVVIPMSVNFVATFSISDVVKNQFTLDSYMGMVKTSILASGLFFELPIIIYFLTKLGLVTPEFLRKYWKYAVVIILIVAAIVTPPDVVSQTIVAIPMLIIYELSIWISKVVYKNKMKENV; this is encoded by the coding sequence ATGGCAAAGAAAAACCTTGGCGAGATGTCATTTTTGGACCATCTTGAAGAACTGAGATGGTTATTAGTTAGAAGCACATTTGCAATATGTATAATGGCTTTTGTCACTTATTTTTTTAGTGACTTTTTATTTGATCAAATTATTTTAGGACCTATCCGGCCTACATTTTTCACTTATGTCTGGTTTTGTGACTTATCACATCAGTTAGGATTTGCCGAAAGTATTTGTATTACAGAACTGAATTTTATTATTCAGAATACTGAGATGGAAGGTCAGGTTAACATTTTTGTATGGATGTGTCTTTTGGCTGGTTTCATTTTAAGTTTTCCTTATATTTTATGGGAAGTCTGGAAATTCATTCGTCCGGCCCTTTATGAAAAAGAAAGAAAAAATGCAAAAATCTTCATTTTCACTTCTTCTTTGCTTTTCTTTTTAGGAGTAATTTTTGGGTATTATGTTGTAATTCCAATGTCGGTTAACTTCGTTGCCACTTTCTCTATCAGTGATGTGGTGAAAAACCAATTCACCCTTGATTCATACATGGGAATGGTAAAAACAAGTATTCTGGCGAGCGGTTTGTTTTTCGAATTACCAATTATCATTTATTTCTTAACCAAATTAGGACTAGTAACCCCTGAATTTTTAAGAAAATACTGGAAATATGCTGTAGTAATCATCCTGATTGTTGCCGCAATTGTAACACCTCCAGATGTAGTAAGCCAGACTATCGTGGCTATCCCAATGTTAATTATCTACGAACTCAGTATATGGATTTCGAAGGTTGTTTATAAAAATAAAATGAAAGAAAATGTCTGA
- a CDS encoding DUF6630 family protein: MVSFFSNLFGRNNDPKSIISFDIIEPIYSYLYHQQGSLEFKVKGIQDHVWVNLFYFPGSFDHDEAKGEIKKAGFNNSYEVLNELYKKADIGTLTPEMIEEGLEYDYIHIQFYSEPTKEAKQYFKRTMNNFVILFCCSNSLEINDFKILYSGTHFTDYTKGLLDTELLDFNNPKNETQEIGVRDFKIVLQGICQYLNIEIPKTVELPSNENLVEFEEVTENIFQEFIRLVSRGNIEEKELQKESKKLFKNFKKPEEDYYDVVESHFEFFESIDARNSDWKFDPEDAEYFISEMMGEDWSFDYPDETYSHDLFPYIQSALEKINLELMSYNTNGDNYLFFLANKNDVSRILELSELTKVEIDRL; this comes from the coding sequence ATGGTGAGCTTCTTTTCAAATTTATTTGGACGTAACAACGATCCAAAATCGATAATTTCTTTTGATATTATTGAACCTATTTATTCTTATTTGTATCATCAGCAGGGAAGTCTTGAATTTAAAGTAAAAGGAATTCAGGATCATGTCTGGGTTAATTTATTTTACTTTCCCGGTTCATTTGATCATGATGAAGCAAAAGGAGAAATTAAAAAAGCGGGTTTTAATAATTCGTATGAAGTTTTAAATGAGCTTTATAAAAAGGCTGATATTGGAACTCTTACTCCTGAAATGATTGAAGAAGGATTAGAGTATGATTACATTCATATCCAGTTTTACTCGGAACCAACAAAAGAAGCGAAACAGTACTTTAAGCGTACAATGAATAATTTTGTGATTTTATTCTGCTGTTCTAACAGTCTCGAAATAAACGATTTCAAAATATTGTATTCAGGCACTCATTTTACAGATTATACCAAAGGATTATTAGATACAGAGTTATTGGATTTTAATAATCCGAAAAATGAAACCCAGGAAATAGGGGTTCGGGATTTTAAAATTGTTCTGCAGGGAATCTGTCAGTATTTAAATATTGAAATTCCAAAGACAGTTGAACTTCCTTCAAATGAAAATTTAGTAGAATTTGAAGAAGTAACCGAAAATATTTTTCAGGAATTTATCAGGCTAGTTTCAAGAGGAAATATCGAAGAAAAAGAACTTCAAAAGGAATCTAAAAAACTATTCAAAAACTTCAAGAAACCTGAAGAAGATTATTATGATGTAGTCGAAAGTCATTTTGAATTTTTTGAAAGTATCGATGCCCGGAACAGCGACTGGAAATTTGATCCCGAAGATGCAGAATATTTTATTTCTGAAATGATGGGCGAAGACTGGAGTTTTGATTATCCGGATGAAACATATAGTCATGATTTGTTCCCATATATCCAGTCAGCTTTAGAAAAGATCAACCTGGAATTAATGAGTTACAATACAAATGGCGATAATTATTTATTTTTCTTAGCCAATAAAAATGATGTAAGCAGGATTTTAGAATTATCAGAATTAACTAAAGTAGAGATTGACCGATTGTAA
- a CDS encoding quinone oxidoreductase family protein, with amino-acid sequence MKALTFSTFGDSDVLEYIDIPNPQLKSDEILVEMKAIGLNFADVYRRKGNYHLKGNPPFIAGYEGAGIVVNANNHPEYKIGDRVAFADAPFANAELVAVNINHVLPLPEAVSFETAASVLLQGLTAHYLTTDSHKTKEGETVLIHAVAGGVGQLLTQISKLFGARVIGLTSSPEKAKIAFEQGADDVFLYNENWKAKIFKVNPKGVDVVYDSIGSTLKDSFEVTKECGQVVFFGMAGGDPEPVDPRMLMDGSKTLTGGDLWSYLISKEERIKRATQLFSWIADGKIKLSEPTSFKLSEGKLAHDFLESRKSTGKIILIP; translated from the coding sequence ATGAAAGCACTTACCTTTTCTACTTTTGGAGATTCAGATGTTTTAGAATATATAGATATTCCAAATCCACAGTTAAAAAGCGATGAAATTTTAGTCGAAATGAAAGCCATCGGGTTAAATTTTGCCGATGTTTACCGAAGAAAAGGAAATTATCACCTAAAAGGAAATCCTCCTTTTATTGCCGGTTATGAAGGCGCAGGAATTGTAGTTAATGCCAACAATCATCCGGAATATAAAATTGGTGATCGTGTGGCTTTCGCCGATGCTCCTTTTGCAAATGCAGAATTGGTGGCAGTTAACATCAATCATGTGCTCCCTCTGCCGGAAGCAGTCTCCTTTGAAACTGCCGCTTCAGTTTTACTACAGGGTTTAACAGCACATTATTTAACAACCGACAGTCATAAGACCAAAGAAGGTGAAACAGTATTAATTCATGCCGTTGCAGGCGGGGTTGGTCAGCTTTTGACTCAAATTAGTAAACTGTTTGGTGCGAGAGTTATTGGTTTAACCTCATCTCCTGAAAAAGCAAAAATTGCTTTTGAACAAGGCGCAGACGATGTTTTTCTTTACAATGAAAACTGGAAAGCCAAAATTTTCAAAGTGAATCCGAAAGGTGTTGATGTCGTATATGACAGTATTGGAAGCACTTTGAAAGATAGTTTTGAAGTTACGAAAGAATGCGGTCAGGTGGTTTTCTTTGGAATGGCGGGTGGTGATCCTGAACCTGTAGATCCAAGAATGCTTATGGACGGTTCTAAAACTTTGACGGGAGGCGATTTATGGAGCTATTTAATTTCTAAAGAAGAAAGAATTAAAAGAGCCACTCAATTGTTCAGTTGGATTGCTGATGGAAAAATTAAACTTTCTGAACCAACATCTTTTAAATTATCAGAAGGAAAACTGGCGCATGATTTCTTAGAAAGCAGAAAAAGCACCGGGAAAATTATTTTGATTCCGTAA
- a CDS encoding carboxymuconolactone decarboxylase family protein, with translation MSDLVQEFNDYRSKMNEKLLADNNKIVKRIFNLDTNAYAPGALDVKTKELLGLVASAVLRCDDCVKYHLETSYKEGITKEEMMEAMGIATLVGGTIVIPHLRRAYEFWEALEESK, from the coding sequence ATGTCTGATTTAGTTCAAGAATTTAATGACTATCGTTCTAAAATGAACGAAAAACTGCTTGCTGACAATAACAAAATTGTAAAGCGAATTTTTAACCTTGACACCAATGCGTATGCACCGGGAGCTCTTGATGTAAAAACAAAAGAACTTTTAGGTTTAGTGGCTTCGGCAGTTTTGCGTTGCGACGACTGCGTAAAGTACCATTTGGAAACAAGTTATAAAGAAGGCATCACTAAAGAAGAAATGATGGAGGCTATGGGAATCGCAACTCTTGTTGGGGGAACTATAGTAATCCCGCATTTAAGAAGAGCTTACGAATTCTGGGAAGCTCTTGAAGAGTCTAAGTAA
- a CDS encoding glycoside hydrolase family 25 protein yields the protein MARRTTRKTKQGRSFLSRAIRFVVFSLLMVLFIGAIYHYRAGLAYYLGFKTNKVLDEDEVDKHLSDVRNIRVLENHKGKVVGIDVSEFQGKIDWEEVEILDDKYPVQFVFIRATAGNDRVDRQFKRNWEGAKENKIMRGAYHYYRPNENSIEQADLFIKTVKLQKGDLPPVLDIEKLPKNQPLDSLKKGLKRWLAKVEKHYQVRPIIYSGERYYSDFLKEEFGEYLFWIANYNFYREKIEDDWLFWQFTEKASLPGIKHRVDVNIYNGDIEQLQFITVE from the coding sequence ATGGCAAGAAGAACGACCAGAAAAACCAAACAGGGAAGATCTTTTTTGAGCAGAGCAATCCGTTTTGTTGTGTTTTCTTTGCTGATGGTGCTTTTTATTGGAGCAATTTATCATTATCGGGCCGGACTGGCGTATTATCTCGGATTTAAAACCAATAAAGTTTTAGATGAAGATGAGGTAGATAAACACCTTTCGGATGTGCGGAATATTCGCGTACTTGAAAATCACAAAGGCAAAGTGGTTGGAATTGATGTATCTGAATTTCAGGGAAAAATCGATTGGGAAGAAGTTGAAATCCTCGACGATAAATATCCCGTTCAATTTGTTTTTATCCGTGCTACAGCCGGAAATGACCGTGTTGACAGGCAGTTTAAACGTAATTGGGAAGGGGCAAAAGAAAACAAAATTATGCGCGGTGCCTATCATTATTATCGTCCAAACGAAAATTCGATAGAACAAGCCGATCTTTTCATCAAAACCGTAAAACTGCAAAAAGGAGATCTGCCTCCGGTTTTGGACATCGAAAAATTACCAAAAAACCAGCCCTTGGACAGTTTGAAGAAAGGATTAAAAAGGTGGCTGGCAAAAGTCGAAAAACACTATCAGGTTCGTCCGATAATTTATTCGGGAGAAAGATATTATTCTGATTTCTTAAAAGAAGAGTTTGGGGAATATTTATTCTGGATTGCCAATTATAATTTCTATAGAGAAAAAATTGAAGATGACTGGCTCTTTTGGCAGTTTACAGAAAAAGCATCGCTGCCCGGAATTAAACACCGAGTTGATGTAAATATCTATAATGGAGATATAGAACAGCTTCAGTTTATCACAGTAGAGTAA
- a CDS encoding NAD(P)/FAD-dependent oxidoreductase, whose amino-acid sequence MPKELLFQVSPEIASNELLLKDYLSKQIKVSSQEIQHVSILKRSIDARQKAIKINLKVLIYLKGESFQEIKPELPNYQDVSKAQEVIVVGAGPAGLFAALQLIELGLKPIVLERGKDVRGRRRDLKAINREHIVNEDSNYCFGEGGAGTYSDGKLYTRSKKRGDVTRILELLVAFGASEDILVEAHPHIGTNKLPKIIEDIRNKIREFGGQVLFETRVSDILVKNNEVEGIVTQNGDKIHANKLILATGHSARDIFELLDKKKILIEAKPFALGVRAEHSQELIDSIQYSCDYRGEHLPPAPYSIVKQVNGRGMYSFCMCPGGVIAPCATSPGEVVTNGWSPSKRDQSTANSGIVVELKLEDFKPFAKFGALAGMEFQKSIEQKAWHLAGETQKVPAQRMIDFTKSKVSADIPKTSYVPGTTSVELGQVFPGFLTQIMRQGFQDFGKSMRGYLTNEAILHAPESRTSSPVRIPRDPMTLEHLQIKGLYPCGEGAGYAGGIISAAIDGEKCALMIAESLK is encoded by the coding sequence ATGCCAAAAGAACTTTTATTTCAGGTATCACCGGAAATTGCTTCAAACGAATTACTGCTTAAAGACTATTTATCCAAACAGATTAAAGTTTCTTCGCAGGAAATCCAGCACGTTTCCATTTTAAAACGATCAATTGATGCGCGTCAAAAAGCGATTAAGATCAATTTAAAAGTACTTATTTATTTAAAGGGCGAATCTTTTCAGGAAATCAAACCAGAACTTCCGAACTACCAAGACGTTTCGAAAGCGCAGGAAGTTATTGTTGTGGGCGCTGGTCCGGCAGGACTTTTTGCCGCCTTGCAGTTAATTGAATTAGGTTTGAAACCAATTGTGCTTGAACGTGGAAAAGATGTTCGTGGACGCCGACGTGATCTTAAAGCCATCAATCGTGAACATATCGTAAACGAAGATTCTAATTATTGTTTTGGAGAAGGCGGAGCCGGAACCTATTCAGACGGTAAATTATACACTCGTTCTAAAAAACGCGGAGATGTAACCCGAATTCTGGAACTTTTAGTTGCTTTTGGAGCTTCCGAAGATATTTTGGTGGAAGCACATCCGCATATCGGAACCAATAAACTGCCAAAAATTATAGAAGATATTCGAAATAAAATCAGAGAATTTGGAGGTCAGGTTTTATTTGAAACCCGTGTCAGCGATATTTTGGTAAAGAATAATGAAGTTGAAGGAATCGTAACGCAGAACGGAGATAAAATCCACGCCAATAAATTGATCCTGGCAACAGGACACTCAGCACGTGATATTTTTGAATTATTAGATAAAAAGAAAATCTTAATAGAAGCAAAACCTTTTGCTTTAGGAGTTCGTGCAGAACATTCTCAGGAATTAATCGACAGCATTCAATACAGCTGTGATTATCGTGGTGAACATTTACCGCCGGCACCATATTCTATTGTAAAACAAGTTAACGGACGCGGAATGTATTCATTCTGTATGTGTCCGGGTGGTGTTATAGCACCCTGTGCAACAAGTCCTGGCGAAGTGGTTACAAATGGATGGTCGCCGTCTAAACGAGATCAGTCTACAGCAAATTCAGGAATCGTAGTCGAATTAAAATTAGAAGATTTTAAACCTTTTGCAAAATTTGGCGCTTTGGCCGGAATGGAATTTCAAAAAAGCATCGAACAAAAAGCCTGGCATTTAGCAGGGGAAACGCAAAAAGTTCCTGCACAGCGAATGATCGATTTTACCAAAAGCAAAGTTTCAGCAGATATTCCAAAAACCTCTTATGTTCCCGGAACAACTTCGGTCGAATTGGGACAGGTTTTCCCGGGATTCTTAACACAGATTATGCGTCAGGGATTTCAGGATTTTGGAAAATCAATGCGAGGTTATTTAACCAACGAAGCTATTTTGCATGCACCGGAAAGCCGAACTTCATCGCCGGTTAGAATTCCAAGAGATCCTATGACTTTAGAGCATTTGCAGATCAAAGGATTATATCCTTGTGGAGAAGGAGCAGGTTATGCCGGAGGAATTATTTCTGCAGCAATCGACGGTGAAAAATGTGCTTTGATGATTGCCGAATCTTTAAAATAG